One stretch of Arachis hypogaea cultivar Tifrunner chromosome 20, arahy.Tifrunner.gnm2.J5K5, whole genome shotgun sequence DNA includes these proteins:
- the LOC112784192 gene encoding probable WRKY transcription factor 3 isoform X3 codes for MHNIAAMLVILLGKFLIVMYQCDLFSMRDSGYNNRDILIISSFQYIHIQSPFGMSHQQALAQVTTEAVIAQSQGQMQIDEDDASEKNVEVSMFETSHMSNNADKKYQQPSSVVADKPADDGYNWRKYGQKQVKGSEFPRSYYKCTHLSCNVKKKVERAIDGHITEIIYKGQHNHEKPHSNKRNKDNNDSNESVSIQPKSELSSQGCWVGNSDSFGKGFSDCSISEDLGGVDMREEEGDDVEPNPKRRNIDVGVYEAHQTTVTEPKIIVQTKSEVDLLDDGYKWRKYGQKVVKGNPHPRSYYKCTSAGCNVRKHIERASMDPKAVITTYEGKHNHDVPASRKSSHNSSKPHKAVPEKQSDMDFENSNQRPIHLSLKEEQIIV; via the exons ATGCATAATATTGCAGCAATGCTGGTCATTCTGCTGGGAAAATTTCTCATTGTTATGTATCAATGTGATCTATTTTCCATGAGGGACAGTGGATATAACAACCGTGACATTCTTATTATATCTTCATttcaatatatacatatacagaGCCCCTTTGGGATGTCACATCAGCAGGCTTTAGCACAGGTTACCACTGAAGCTGTGATAGCACAATCACAAGGGCAAATGCAGATTGATGAAGATGATGCTTCAGAGAAGAATGTAGAAGTATCTATGTTTGAAACTTCTCATATGTCCAATAATGCTGACAAGAAGTATCAGCAGCCTTCGTCCGTGGTGGCCGACAAGCCTGCGGACGATGGCTATAACTGGCGAAAATATGGACAGAAACAGGTTAAGGGGAGTGAGTTTCCACGGAGCTACTACAAGTGTACACATCTGAGTTGCAATGTGAAGAAAAAGGTTGAGCGTGCCATTGATGGTCACATAACAGAAATCATCTATAAAGGGCAGCATAACCATGAAAAGCCTCATTCTAATAAGCGTAATAAAGATAACAATGATTCAAATGAAAGTGTAAGCATTCAGCCTAAGTCTGAGTTGAGTTCACAAGGTTGTTGGGTTGGAAATTCAGATAGTTTTGGCAAAGGCTTTTCTGATTGTTCGATCAGCGAAGACTTGGGTGGTGTAGATATgagggaagaagaaggagatgatgtTGAACCAAACCCCAAGAGAAG GAACATTGATGTTGGGGTTTATGAAGCACATCAAACGACTGTGACAGAACCCAAAATCATTGTCCAAACAAAAAGCGAAGTTGATCTTTTGGATGATGGCTACAAGTGGCGCAAGTATGGGCAGAAAGTGGTGAAGGGTAATCCTCATCCAAG GAGCTATTACAAATGCACAAGTGCAGGGTGCAACGTGCGAAAGCACATCGAGAGAGCTTCAATGGATCCTAAAGCAGTGATAACAACTTATGAGGGAAAACATAATCATGATGTGCCTGCTTCCAGAAAGAGCAGCCATAACAGTTCAAAGCCGCATAAAGCGGTACCTGAGAAGCAATCGGATATGGATTTCGAAAACAGCAACCAAAGACCGATACATTTAAGCTTGAAAGAAGAGCAAATCATAGTATGA
- the LOC112784192 gene encoding probable WRKY transcription factor 3 isoform X1, with product MPTDSHSPARPTITLPPRPSLESFLSSVGISPGPMTLVSSFFADDYSPSPSSFSQLLSVTPSPLFTVPPGFSPSAFLFSPTHPQCFSRTKVNNRKLRIRHLWWKFLNSKLRNNFLESPFGMSHQQALAQVTTEAVIAQSQGQMQIDEDDASEKNVEVSMFETSHMSNNADKKYQQPSSVVADKPADDGYNWRKYGQKQVKGSEFPRSYYKCTHLSCNVKKKVERAIDGHITEIIYKGQHNHEKPHSNKRNKDNNDSNESVSIQPKSELSSQGCWVGNSDSFGKGFSDCSISEDLGGVDMREEEGDDVEPNPKRRNIDVGVYEAHQTTVTEPKIIVQTKSEVDLLDDGYKWRKYGQKVVKGNPHPRSYYKCTSAGCNVRKHIERASMDPKAVITTYEGKHNHDVPASRKSSHNSSKPHKAVPEKQSDMDFENSNQRPIHLSLKEEQIIV from the exons ATGCCGACAGACAGCCACTCGCCGGCGCGGCCAACCATCACCCTGCCGCCGCGTCCCAGCCTGGAGTCCTTCCTGTCGTCGGTAGGAATAAGCCCCGGTCCCATGACTCTGGTGTCGTCGTTCTTTGCGGACGACTACTCCCCTTCACCTTCTTCCTTCTCTCAGCTCCTGTCGGTTACGCCGTCTCCTCTCTTCACCGTGCCACCTGGCTTCAGCCCTTCCGCCTTCCTCTTCTCCCCTACTCACCCTCAG TGCTTTAGCCGAACAAAAGTAAACAATAGAAAGTTGCGGATAAGACATTTGTGGTGGAAATTTCTGAATTCTAAGTTAAGAAATAATTTCTTGGAA aGCCCCTTTGGGATGTCACATCAGCAGGCTTTAGCACAGGTTACCACTGAAGCTGTGATAGCACAATCACAAGGGCAAATGCAGATTGATGAAGATGATGCTTCAGAGAAGAATGTAGAAGTATCTATGTTTGAAACTTCTCATATGTCCAATAATGCTGACAAGAAGTATCAGCAGCCTTCGTCCGTGGTGGCCGACAAGCCTGCGGACGATGGCTATAACTGGCGAAAATATGGACAGAAACAGGTTAAGGGGAGTGAGTTTCCACGGAGCTACTACAAGTGTACACATCTGAGTTGCAATGTGAAGAAAAAGGTTGAGCGTGCCATTGATGGTCACATAACAGAAATCATCTATAAAGGGCAGCATAACCATGAAAAGCCTCATTCTAATAAGCGTAATAAAGATAACAATGATTCAAATGAAAGTGTAAGCATTCAGCCTAAGTCTGAGTTGAGTTCACAAGGTTGTTGGGTTGGAAATTCAGATAGTTTTGGCAAAGGCTTTTCTGATTGTTCGATCAGCGAAGACTTGGGTGGTGTAGATATgagggaagaagaaggagatgatgtTGAACCAAACCCCAAGAGAAG GAACATTGATGTTGGGGTTTATGAAGCACATCAAACGACTGTGACAGAACCCAAAATCATTGTCCAAACAAAAAGCGAAGTTGATCTTTTGGATGATGGCTACAAGTGGCGCAAGTATGGGCAGAAAGTGGTGAAGGGTAATCCTCATCCAAG GAGCTATTACAAATGCACAAGTGCAGGGTGCAACGTGCGAAAGCACATCGAGAGAGCTTCAATGGATCCTAAAGCAGTGATAACAACTTATGAGGGAAAACATAATCATGATGTGCCTGCTTCCAGAAAGAGCAGCCATAACAGTTCAAAGCCGCATAAAGCGGTACCTGAGAAGCAATCGGATATGGATTTCGAAAACAGCAACCAAAGACCGATACATTTAAGCTTGAAAGAAGAGCAAATCATAGTATGA
- the LOC112784192 gene encoding probable WRKY transcription factor 3 isoform X2, whose protein sequence is MPTDSHSPARPTITLPPRPSLESFLSSVGISPGPMTLVSSFFADDYSPSPSSFSQLLSVTPSPLFTVPPGFSPSAFLFSPTHPQSPFGMSHQQALAQVTTEAVIAQSQGQMQIDEDDASEKNVEVSMFETSHMSNNADKKYQQPSSVVADKPADDGYNWRKYGQKQVKGSEFPRSYYKCTHLSCNVKKKVERAIDGHITEIIYKGQHNHEKPHSNKRNKDNNDSNESVSIQPKSELSSQGCWVGNSDSFGKGFSDCSISEDLGGVDMREEEGDDVEPNPKRRNIDVGVYEAHQTTVTEPKIIVQTKSEVDLLDDGYKWRKYGQKVVKGNPHPRSYYKCTSAGCNVRKHIERASMDPKAVITTYEGKHNHDVPASRKSSHNSSKPHKAVPEKQSDMDFENSNQRPIHLSLKEEQIIV, encoded by the exons ATGCCGACAGACAGCCACTCGCCGGCGCGGCCAACCATCACCCTGCCGCCGCGTCCCAGCCTGGAGTCCTTCCTGTCGTCGGTAGGAATAAGCCCCGGTCCCATGACTCTGGTGTCGTCGTTCTTTGCGGACGACTACTCCCCTTCACCTTCTTCCTTCTCTCAGCTCCTGTCGGTTACGCCGTCTCCTCTCTTCACCGTGCCACCTGGCTTCAGCCCTTCCGCCTTCCTCTTCTCCCCTACTCACCCTCAG aGCCCCTTTGGGATGTCACATCAGCAGGCTTTAGCACAGGTTACCACTGAAGCTGTGATAGCACAATCACAAGGGCAAATGCAGATTGATGAAGATGATGCTTCAGAGAAGAATGTAGAAGTATCTATGTTTGAAACTTCTCATATGTCCAATAATGCTGACAAGAAGTATCAGCAGCCTTCGTCCGTGGTGGCCGACAAGCCTGCGGACGATGGCTATAACTGGCGAAAATATGGACAGAAACAGGTTAAGGGGAGTGAGTTTCCACGGAGCTACTACAAGTGTACACATCTGAGTTGCAATGTGAAGAAAAAGGTTGAGCGTGCCATTGATGGTCACATAACAGAAATCATCTATAAAGGGCAGCATAACCATGAAAAGCCTCATTCTAATAAGCGTAATAAAGATAACAATGATTCAAATGAAAGTGTAAGCATTCAGCCTAAGTCTGAGTTGAGTTCACAAGGTTGTTGGGTTGGAAATTCAGATAGTTTTGGCAAAGGCTTTTCTGATTGTTCGATCAGCGAAGACTTGGGTGGTGTAGATATgagggaagaagaaggagatgatgtTGAACCAAACCCCAAGAGAAG GAACATTGATGTTGGGGTTTATGAAGCACATCAAACGACTGTGACAGAACCCAAAATCATTGTCCAAACAAAAAGCGAAGTTGATCTTTTGGATGATGGCTACAAGTGGCGCAAGTATGGGCAGAAAGTGGTGAAGGGTAATCCTCATCCAAG GAGCTATTACAAATGCACAAGTGCAGGGTGCAACGTGCGAAAGCACATCGAGAGAGCTTCAATGGATCCTAAAGCAGTGATAACAACTTATGAGGGAAAACATAATCATGATGTGCCTGCTTCCAGAAAGAGCAGCCATAACAGTTCAAAGCCGCATAAAGCGGTACCTGAGAAGCAATCGGATATGGATTTCGAAAACAGCAACCAAAGACCGATACATTTAAGCTTGAAAGAAGAGCAAATCATAGTATGA